In the genome of Macellibacteroides fermentans, one region contains:
- the topA gene encoding type I DNA topoisomerase — protein MHKNLVIVESPAKAKTIEKFLGKEFKVMSSYGHIRDLNPKEFSIDTKKNYLPKYVVPADKKKLVSELKSEAKQAEQVWLASDEDREGEAISWHLYEVLGLKPENTKRIVFHEITKTAILHAIETPRDINLNLVDAQQARRVLDRIVGFELSPVLWRKVRPALSAGRVQSVAVRLIVEREREINAFVSEAAYRVIANFILPDGSTVLKAELNKRLKTKEEVISLLNQCKTASFQIDDITKKPLKKSPAPPFTTSTLQQEAARKLGYSVSQTMSIAQKLYESGMITYMRTDSVNLSDLALGTSKEEIVNTYGEKYYKFRQYHTKSKGAQEAHEAIRPTYIDRVEAGGSAQEKKLYELIRKRTLASQMADAELEKTTISVSFPGWKDKFQATGEVIVFDGFLQVYRESMDDENEKEQENGLLPAVNLNDILVLDEVKATERFTQRPPRYTEASLVRRLEELGIGRPSTYAPTIQTVQTRGYVVKGDKAGEERNFTVISLRKEKISEAQKSETVGADRNKLMPTDIGIVVNDFLLEYFPNILDYNFTANVEKEFDSIADGEMEWTRVIDNFYKIFHPIVDEAMTSKTDHKVGERELGIDPKSGKPVFVKISRYGPCVQMGQAFPDDKKAPKPAFAALMKDQSIETITLEEALKLFDLPRKVGEFENEEVIAAIGRFGPFIRHNNKFVTIPKELNPYTIKLDEAIELIEKKRIQEEQRFIKSFEEEPELQILNGRFGAYIAYKKSNYKIPKNTDPQKLTYEECMKIIEEAPDKKTTKKKATRKKE, from the coding sequence ATGCATAAAAACCTGGTAATAGTAGAATCCCCGGCCAAGGCTAAGACCATCGAGAAATTTCTTGGAAAAGAGTTTAAGGTGATGTCTAGTTATGGCCATATACGCGATTTAAATCCTAAAGAATTCAGTATTGACACGAAAAAAAATTATCTTCCCAAGTACGTTGTACCTGCAGATAAGAAAAAGTTGGTGTCCGAATTAAAGAGTGAAGCGAAGCAAGCGGAACAAGTCTGGCTCGCATCCGATGAAGACCGCGAAGGAGAAGCTATATCGTGGCATTTATACGAAGTGTTGGGCTTGAAACCCGAAAACACGAAACGAATCGTATTTCATGAAATTACCAAGACGGCTATTTTGCATGCTATTGAGACCCCCCGTGATATAAATCTTAATCTGGTGGATGCTCAACAAGCACGGCGTGTGCTGGATCGTATTGTGGGATTTGAGCTGTCTCCGGTTCTTTGGAGGAAGGTAAGACCAGCTTTGTCTGCCGGTAGGGTTCAGTCGGTTGCTGTCCGTTTGATTGTTGAACGTGAACGGGAGATAAACGCTTTTGTGAGCGAGGCTGCTTACCGTGTGATTGCCAATTTTATTCTGCCGGACGGATCTACTGTACTGAAAGCGGAGTTGAACAAACGTTTGAAGACAAAAGAGGAGGTTATCAGTTTGTTGAACCAATGCAAGACTGCATCGTTCCAGATTGACGATATAACGAAGAAGCCGTTAAAGAAATCTCCGGCTCCTCCTTTTACCACCTCTACCTTACAGCAGGAAGCTGCCCGTAAGTTGGGTTATTCGGTATCTCAAACCATGTCGATTGCTCAAAAGTTATATGAATCGGGGATGATAACCTATATGCGTACCGACTCAGTAAATCTAAGCGATTTGGCATTGGGAACATCCAAAGAGGAAATTGTTAACACCTACGGCGAGAAGTATTATAAATTCCGCCAATATCATACCAAATCTAAAGGAGCACAAGAGGCTCACGAGGCCATACGCCCTACATATATCGATCGGGTAGAGGCGGGAGGTTCCGCTCAGGAGAAAAAATTGTACGAGCTGATCCGTAAGAGAACATTGGCGTCTCAAATGGCTGATGCCGAATTGGAGAAAACAACTATTTCTGTCAGCTTCCCCGGATGGAAGGATAAGTTCCAGGCTACGGGAGAGGTAATCGTTTTCGATGGCTTCTTACAGGTGTATCGCGAAAGCATGGACGATGAAAATGAGAAAGAACAGGAAAACGGACTTTTACCAGCTGTTAACCTGAATGATATTCTTGTGCTGGATGAGGTTAAAGCTACCGAAAGATTTACGCAACGTCCCCCCAGATATACGGAAGCCAGTCTGGTTAGACGATTGGAGGAGTTGGGTATCGGCAGACCTTCAACCTATGCACCTACTATTCAGACGGTACAAACCAGAGGTTATGTTGTCAAGGGTGATAAAGCAGGAGAGGAGCGCAACTTTACTGTAATTTCTTTACGAAAGGAAAAGATTTCGGAAGCACAAAAAAGCGAAACTGTTGGAGCAGATCGTAACAAGCTTATGCCAACGGATATAGGAATTGTGGTAAACGACTTTTTACTTGAATATTTTCCCAATATTCTGGATTATAATTTTACCGCCAACGTTGAAAAGGAGTTCGACTCCATTGCCGACGGCGAAATGGAATGGACACGCGTTATCGATAATTTTTATAAAATTTTCCACCCAATCGTTGACGAGGCAATGACCAGTAAAACAGATCATAAGGTTGGGGAGAGAGAACTTGGTATTGATCCGAAAAGTGGTAAGCCTGTGTTTGTAAAGATCAGCCGGTACGGTCCTTGTGTTCAGATGGGACAAGCATTCCCGGACGATAAAAAAGCACCTAAACCTGCTTTTGCCGCATTGATGAAGGATCAGTCCATCGAAACAATCACTCTGGAGGAGGCATTGAAATTGTTTGATCTGCCCCGTAAGGTAGGCGAATTCGAAAACGAAGAGGTTATAGCCGCAATCGGACGTTTCGGTCCGTTTATCCGTCACAACAATAAATTCGTTACGATTCCGAAAGAGTTGAATCCATATACGATTAAGTTGGACGAAGCCATCGAGCTTATTGAGAAAAAAAGGATACAGGAAGAACAACGATTCATCAAATCTTTCGAGGAAGAACCGGAACTTCAGATTTTGAACGGACGTTTCGGGGCTTATATTGCTTATAAGAAGAGTAATTATAAAATTCCAAAGAATACCGATCCTCAGAAACTTACGTACGAGGAATGCATGAAAATCATCGAAGAAGCCCCGGATAAGAAGACTACAAAGAAAAAGGCAACACGAAAGAAAGAATAA
- a CDS encoding tetratricopeptide repeat protein: protein MEAIKQLILDNKADEAIRLLDEIIAADPQNDEAYYLRGNAWRKKGNMQLAINNYLEAMEINPESPARQAHAMMMKIMNFFNKDMYNH from the coding sequence ATGGAAGCAATCAAACAACTTATATTAGACAATAAAGCAGACGAGGCCATCCGCCTCCTGGACGAAATTATTGCTGCAGATCCCCAAAATGATGAAGCCTATTATTTAAGGGGAAATGCCTGGCGAAAAAAGGGAAACATGCAATTGGCAATCAATAATTACTTGGAAGCTATGGAGATAAACCCCGAAAGTCCGGCTCGTCAGGCTCATGCCATGATGATGAAAATTATGAATTTCTTTAATAAAGACATGTATAACCATTAA
- a CDS encoding TonB-dependent receptor — translation MKAIYNVKALCLVVALGAAASVHAQEDKSKEKELNREMTLEREYDPSVQDASKVNTLPKIKEPVVKKMPIDYSTFAVPTDPQQELSLLGSGSVMTEIPYSKKRGYLNLGAGNYMNINGDLGYHILNTEKDKLNVFLSHRSTNGNIGYLQMDDKQKAKLNNNLGGINFSHEYEKLALKLGFGIDHSTFNYYGFVADLRLVDLGVLPLFDYDTNQANTKIGGTIGFESKGHGPFEYALDLDYKRFTNKYGMTGGLGGIAENTFGASFDLNSEFNGGMTIGLEGEVEYFNYGETEPETTVPFERNNHLESTLSPYLKMNGERWNLRLGANAMIITGDEKKVFLSPNINFDVELAPKTVFYATATGKVSANSAWEISAVNRYINPDLILEASRTWLDGIAGIKSGAGAGFWFDVFGGYKITDNEHFFLPQISMLTKFGNVSNVAYYNAKKFFGGASLKYSYQQLFNISLKGVYNSWSVNEIEREEPAGETTITDIKAFGKPKAELFGEISVVPMDNITLSMDYYLGTGRYTHANGSNIKMDNINELNMKGTYQLNETFGAYIKFNNLLFRKYELLYGYPQQGFNAMVGINLNF, via the coding sequence ATGAAAGCAATATATAATGTAAAAGCCCTCTGCCTGGTGGTTGCCTTAGGTGCTGCTGCATCGGTACATGCACAGGAAGATAAATCGAAAGAAAAGGAGCTGAACCGGGAGATGACTTTGGAACGGGAATACGATCCGTCGGTTCAGGATGCTTCGAAGGTGAATACGCTGCCAAAGATCAAGGAGCCTGTAGTGAAAAAGATGCCTATAGACTACAGCACATTTGCTGTTCCTACAGATCCACAACAGGAATTATCTTTGTTGGGGTCGGGGAGTGTGATGACTGAGATTCCTTACAGTAAGAAAAGGGGGTACCTGAATCTGGGAGCTGGTAATTACATGAACATCAACGGCGACTTGGGGTATCATATCCTGAATACAGAGAAGGACAAACTGAATGTCTTTTTATCGCATCGTTCTACCAACGGGAATATAGGTTACCTGCAGATGGACGACAAGCAGAAAGCAAAGCTTAACAATAACCTGGGTGGCATTAATTTCAGCCACGAATACGAGAAGCTCGCTTTGAAACTTGGCTTTGGAATAGATCACAGTACATTCAATTACTACGGTTTTGTGGCCGATTTAAGGTTGGTCGATTTGGGTGTTCTGCCTTTATTCGATTATGATACGAATCAGGCAAATACAAAGATCGGAGGTACGATCGGGTTCGAATCAAAAGGTCACGGCCCGTTCGAATATGCCTTGGATCTGGATTATAAGCGATTTACCAACAAGTACGGGATGACAGGAGGTTTGGGTGGTATTGCCGAAAATACGTTTGGAGCATCTTTCGACCTGAACAGTGAGTTTAACGGAGGGATGACCATCGGATTGGAAGGTGAGGTAGAATACTTCAATTACGGTGAGACAGAGCCGGAAACGACCGTTCCCTTCGAGCGTAACAATCACCTCGAGTCTACGTTAAGTCCCTATTTAAAGATGAATGGCGAACGTTGGAACTTACGATTGGGTGCCAATGCTATGATCATCACGGGCGACGAGAAAAAGGTGTTCTTGTCTCCGAATATCAATTTCGATGTTGAACTTGCTCCGAAGACTGTTTTTTATGCAACGGCAACCGGCAAAGTAAGTGCCAACAGTGCCTGGGAAATTTCTGCTGTAAACAGATATATCAATCCTGATTTAATTCTGGAGGCTTCACGCACCTGGTTGGACGGGATTGCCGGAATTAAAAGCGGAGCGGGTGCAGGCTTCTGGTTCGATGTTTTTGGCGGATACAAAATTACCGACAACGAACATTTCTTCCTTCCGCAGATATCTATGCTGACCAAGTTCGGTAATGTGAGTAATGTGGCTTATTATAACGCTAAGAAGTTCTTTGGCGGAGCCTCGTTGAAATATAGTTATCAACAACTTTTCAACATATCGTTGAAGGGTGTTTATAACTCCTGGTCGGTAAATGAAATTGAGCGCGAGGAACCTGCCGGTGAAACTACAATTACAGATATCAAAGCATTCGGTAAGCCTAAAGCAGAGTTGTTTGGAGAAATATCGGTGGTGCCCATGGATAATATCACGCTTTCAATGGATTATTACCTGGGAACAGGAAGATACACCCATGCGAACGGATCTAATATCAAAATGGATAATATCAATGAGCTGAATATGAAAGGTACTTACCAGCTTAACGAAACCTTTGGTGCTTATATTAAATTCAACAACCTGCTTTTCCGGAAATATGAGCTGCTTTATGGGTATCCGCAACAAGGATTCAATGCCATGGTTGGTATTAATCTGAACTTTTAA
- a CDS encoding SUMF1/EgtB/PvdO family nonheme iron enzyme: protein MADIPAGFFYMGGNGEGSNYDEAPIHKVTLTKPFKMSVTEITNAQYEAYDPAHKAYRGKNGISVHDNEAVVYVSYNDAMNYCKWLSEKEGKTYRLPTEAEWEYACRAGSYLTFSMDDGLPGIFHKNQQIVRDMKPVSLAVGETPANKFGLHDMHGNVEEWCLDWYGPYIADDQTDPVGMKHGLYRVTRGGSHNTPEKYLRSSNRMAMIPEDKHAQTGFRIVQADYPESEPLDVSAQAEQPVKVPQTKYNWKKGVTRKPFFLPPVPYVIEPACNSGIPFYRHNHQPAITWCPNGDLLAIWFSANEENGREMVVLGSRLRKGGETWEKASLFFKVPDRNMTGSSLFNDGQGRLLHLNGVEASGDWQNLAMIQRESTDNGATWSAPHLIAPEHTKRHQVIAGTIQTREGWYIQPCDAGPGSHDGAAIHISKDKGKTWSDPWDGQPAQFKPNGTGSTIAGIHTGIVQLMNGDLLALARGNSLPDANGVLRMPMSISKDMGKSWTYYASEFPPIDGGQRLVLLRLSEGPLLLISFTDHPIRTKKENRGMLFANASGMSFRGYGMYAALSYDEGKTWPVKKLLTDGTYRFLNGGAWTGYFEMDSTHAEPRGYLAAVQSPDKTIHLVSSRLHYRFNLAWLMEPAK from the coding sequence ATGGCGGATATTCCTGCCGGATTCTTTTACATGGGAGGCAATGGCGAAGGAAGCAACTACGACGAAGCTCCGATACACAAGGTAACGCTGACGAAACCCTTTAAAATGTCGGTAACCGAAATAACCAACGCACAATATGAAGCGTACGACCCGGCGCACAAAGCGTATCGTGGAAAGAATGGTATCTCTGTTCATGACAATGAAGCAGTTGTATATGTTAGCTACAACGATGCCATGAACTATTGTAAATGGCTAAGTGAGAAGGAGGGCAAAACCTATAGGTTGCCCACTGAAGCAGAATGGGAATATGCCTGCAGAGCCGGAAGCTACCTAACCTTCTCGATGGATGACGGACTACCGGGTATTTTCCATAAGAATCAGCAAATAGTGCGCGATATGAAACCGGTCTCACTGGCGGTGGGAGAAACTCCTGCCAACAAATTCGGGTTACATGACATGCATGGCAATGTGGAAGAATGGTGCCTTGACTGGTACGGACCTTACATAGCCGATGACCAAACAGATCCGGTTGGGATGAAGCATGGTTTGTATCGCGTTACCCGTGGTGGAAGTCATAATACTCCGGAAAAATACCTCCGGTCATCCAACCGGATGGCCATGATACCGGAAGATAAGCATGCGCAGACAGGATTTAGAATTGTTCAGGCCGACTATCCGGAAAGTGAGCCGCTTGACGTATCGGCACAGGCGGAACAACCGGTTAAAGTTCCGCAGACAAAATACAACTGGAAAAAAGGCGTAACCCGGAAACCGTTCTTTCTTCCTCCTGTTCCCTATGTAATTGAACCCGCATGTAACTCGGGTATCCCCTTCTATCGTCATAATCACCAGCCGGCAATTACATGGTGCCCTAACGGCGACCTGCTGGCCATCTGGTTTTCGGCCAATGAAGAAAACGGACGCGAAATGGTTGTTCTGGGTTCCCGTTTAAGAAAAGGAGGTGAAACCTGGGAAAAAGCCTCTTTATTCTTTAAAGTTCCGGATCGAAATATGACAGGCTCTTCTCTTTTTAACGACGGACAAGGGAGGTTACTTCATCTTAACGGAGTGGAAGCTTCCGGTGACTGGCAGAACTTAGCCATGATACAACGCGAGAGTACAGATAACGGCGCCACCTGGTCGGCCCCACATCTGATAGCTCCCGAACACACCAAGCGTCACCAGGTAATAGCAGGTACGATTCAAACCCGCGAAGGGTGGTACATTCAACCCTGCGATGCCGGACCGGGAAGTCACGACGGGGCGGCGATCCACATCAGTAAAGACAAAGGAAAGACCTGGTCCGATCCGTGGGACGGGCAACCAGCCCAGTTTAAACCGAATGGAACCGGATCGACCATCGCAGGGATACATACCGGAATCGTACAGCTGATGAACGGCGACCTGCTGGCACTAGCCAGAGGGAACAGTCTGCCAGATGCCAACGGCGTGTTGCGTATGCCTATGAGTATATCCAAAGATATGGGTAAGAGCTGGACCTATTACGCGTCCGAATTTCCACCTATTGACGGAGGACAACGTCTTGTTCTGCTTCGTCTGTCTGAAGGACCTTTGTTATTAATCTCATTCACCGACCATCCGATACGAACAAAAAAAGAAAATAGGGGAATGCTCTTTGCAAATGCATCCGGAATGTCTTTCAGGGGTTATGGAATGTATGCGGCACTTTCGTACGACGAAGGGAAAACCTGGCCGGTTAAAAAGTTACTGACCGACGGGACGTATCGTTTTCTTAACGGCGGGGCATGGACAGGCTACTTCGAGATGGATTCGACACATGCCGAACCCAGAGGCTACCTGGCTGCTGTACAGTCGCCCGACAAAACCATCCATCTGGTTAGCAGCAGACTTCATTACCGGTTTAACCTGGCCTGGCTGATGGAGCCAGCAAAATAA